From Pyrenophora tritici-repentis strain M4 chromosome 1, whole genome shotgun sequence, the proteins below share one genomic window:
- a CDS encoding Major Facilitator Superfamily protein: protein MLSAIDTEKAQHEKECDLNIDSDEYPSLPLSEIDVSPPPPPYSAFSVNRQRFILIVVTAAGFFGPLCGAIYLPSLKLFQRVFDASESVINGTVSMYMVVFAIAPLFGATASDIGGRKTVYMVGLGSFIIANTLLAVLPAHLASLYFLRVFQAFGSCIVFSVGAGTIADITEPANRASALSWFLMGPQLGPLLGPFIGGQFATATRWRWIFGFLSLASVPVYLAIIFCVPETLRSLVGNGTALANQPWFSIPSFRTKPCTDSKIPKGPRPSLLEFGRLLKYPPQLIVSSNGAVQFAGVYGMYISFPTIWEDGYHWTSAEVGYGYLCPGIAMFVTAIPVGWLSDHMRKKALAKSPDGKVAPERRVLIQIPGLLIAAAGKIMFGWFTQKHVHPAAGLFGSFLAGVGASMVSVVTASFQTECDPTQAASAVALGAFLRNFAAAICAAIMASILKGIGWGWTFTGLGLLDIACIPGVVLVMVRGAKFREAWMLKKQQTKPAT, encoded by the exons ATGCTTTCAGCGATTGATACTGAGAAAGCTCAGCACGAAAAGGAGTGCGATTTGAACATCGACTCTGACGAATACCCTTCGCTACCGTTATCCGAAATCGATGTttcaccaccaccgcccCCGTATTCGGCTTTCTCGGTGAATCGTCAAAGGTTCATTCTTATTGTTGTTACAGCAGCAGGCTTCTTTGGACCTCTTTGCGGAGCGATTTACTTGCCTTCTCTAAAACTGTTCCAAAGGGTCTTTGACGCATCCGAATCCGTGATCAATGGCACTGTTTCAATGTACATGGTCGTCTTCGCAATTGCA CCTCTCTTTGGTGCGACAGCTTCTGATATCGGTGGGAGAAAAACAGTGTACATGGTCGGACTGGGCAGTTTCATCATCGCCAACACATTGCTTGCAGTGCTGCCAGCCCATCTCGCGTCCCTGTACTTTCTCCGTGTTTTCCAGGCTTTTGGCTCTTGTATAGTCTTCTCAGTCGGGGCTGGTACAATCGCTGATATTACAGAGCCTGCCAATCGCGCTTCAGCCCTATCGTGGTTTCTCATGGGACCCCAGCTCGGTCCTCTTCTCGGTCCGTTCATCGGCGGCCAGTTTGCTACTGCCACTAGGTGGAGATGGATATTCGGATTCCTCTCACTCGCTAGCGTCCCGGTGTACTTGGCCATAATTTTTTGTGTGCCGGAAACTTTACGATCTCTGGTCGGTAATGGCACTGCTCTTGCGAACCAACCTTGGTTTTCGATACCAAGCTTCCGAACTAAACCTTGTACCGACTCGAAAATCCCAAAAGGTCCTCGGCCATCGCTGCTGGAGTTCGGACGCCTCCTCAAATATCCTCCTCAATTGATAGTCTCTTCCAACGGAGCCGTCCAGTTTGCAGGCGTTTATGGCATGTATATTTCCTTCCCGACGATCTGGGAAGACGGATATCATTGGACCAGTGCAGAGGTCGGCTATGGATACCTATGCCCTGGTATTGCAATGTTTGTCACCGCTATTCCTGTGGGCTGGCTTTCCGATCATATGAGGAAAAAAGCTCTCGCCAAAAGCCCGGATGGAAAGGTCGCACCTGAAAGAAGAGTCTTGATCCAGATACCAGGTCTACTTATTGCCGCTGCCGGCAAAATTATGTTTGGTTGGTTCACACAGAAACACGTACATCCAGCCGCCGGGCTTTTCGGCTCGTTCTTAGCAGGAGTCGGCGCTTCCATGGTCTCTGTGGTGACCGCTTCTTTCCAAACAGAATGCGACCCGACTCAGGCTGCTAGTGCGGTTGCTTTGGGCGCGTTCCTCCGCAACTTTGCTGCAGCGATTTGTGCAGCCATCATGGCTAGCATTTTAAAAGGCATAGGCTGGGGGTGGACCTTTACTGGCCTCGGACTCCTGGACATTGCCTGTATACCGGGCGTTGTGCTTGTTATGGTCCGGGGGGCGAAGTTTCGCGAAGCATGGATGCTAAAGAAGCAGCAAACCAAACCTGCGACTTAG
- a CDS encoding DSBA thioredoxin domain protein, which yields MTNFQVNIVSDTVCPWCYVGKKRLEKGIASYKEKHPGSNDTFSTNWFPFYLNPEARQSVDKQQAYESKFGKERVRMMQERLSQIGREEGINFKYGGKTGNTRDSHRLVQLGKTKGPQMQTRVIEELFAAYFENEKDIMSQDILIEAGVKAGLEEKEVEEWLKSGKGGPEVDQEVEQARRNGISGVPNFEINGQYEVGGAQEPAAFVQLFERLKRQEGNL from the exons ATGACCAACTTCCAGGTCAACATCGTCAGCGATACCGTGTGCC CATGGTGCTATGTGGGTAAAAAGCGTCTGGAGAAGGGCATCGCATCCTACAAAGAGAAACACCCAGGCTCAAACGATACCTTCTCCACCAACTGGTTCCCCTTCTACCTAAATCCCGAAGCGCGCCAGAGCGTGGACAAGCAGCAAGCATATGAGTCGAAGTTTGGAAAAGAGCGAGTGAGAATGATGCAAGAGCGCCTGAGTCAAATTGGCAGAGAGGAAGGCATCAACTTTAAATACGGCGGCAAGACTGGAAACACACGCGACTCCCACCGACTTGTGCAGCTTGGAAAGACAAAGGGCCCACAAATGCAGACACGTGTCATTGAGGAACTTTTTGCCGCTTACTTTGAGAACGAGAAAGATATAATGAGCCAAGACATTTTGATCGAGGCAGGTGTTAAGGCTGGCCTGGAAGAAAAAGAAGTTGAAGAGTGGCTGAAGAGTGGCAAGGGAGGCCCAGAGGTGGATCAGGAGGTTGAACAAGCGCGCAGAAACGGTATTTCTGGAGTCCCTAATTTTGAGATCAATGGCCAGTACGAGGTTGGAGGCGCGCAAGAGCCAGCTGCTTTTGTTCAGCTATTTGAGCGGTTGAAGAGGCAGGAGGGTAATCTTTGA
- a CDS encoding IDO domain containing protein, whose product MQLLIAFVLGSFTIAVIWKSIFSKFTQLRLRQKTVSNKRHGKIEAIKALTEHHEVAELLSDLIQKDGAGSWPPNTNHVHATWPSPLRAYKEIYLELAPLLPQEEPPLDDKVNVKLISEFRERFRELLRERVNLVEVKKLLEAADAGRWVDFPRDVYNAFYCCVASSRHAYRWATIPVVKVAQLEKEIKLPIELVEPWQSLQRHFGCPSDAGNVTCNQLLNFDKAGTHIHKINTGMAPQVLSGEVAFSQIFYDMERLSLPVYHDMVYAIIAMNQGDTAACAGHVASITSQMQGVIGPYMINMHDKIIAQSIWMSKIQGFFAWNAGKQNTETDEWEKYDGLSGNQMLLFQAMDAFLGIEQYLSDRELELSVPRRQRELCHALRRHSFRGSLYKMEDDGYVAEILRSFDMILKQLRLFRAAHRTRSKVYLSQPAPERLPMTAGMSLLKPSIDESIEFLDVFMVRRLGETI is encoded by the exons ATGCAGCTACTCATCGCCTTTGTTTTAGGCAGCTTCACCATCGCTGTGATTTGGAAGTCAATTTTTTCCAAATTCACACAGCTCAGGCTACGACAAAAAACCGTCTCTAATAAAAGACACGGAAAGATCGAAGCAATCAAGGCCCTGACTGAACATCATGAAGTGGCAGAGCTGTTAAGTGATCTTATCCAGAAAGATGGCGCAGGATCATGGCCCCCAAATACGAATCACGTACATGCTACCTGGCCTTCGCCTCTCCGAGCGTACAAGGAGATCTATCTCGAACTCGCGCCACTCCTACCCCAAGAAGAGCCTCCCCTTGATGATAAAGTAAACGTCAAACTCATATCAGAGTTCCGCGAACGATTCCGCGAGTTACTTCGTGAACGGGTCAATCTGGTAGAAGTAAAGAAG CTTCTGGAAGCAGCCGACGCCGGCCGCTGGGTCGATTTTCCCCGAGATGTATACAATGCCTTCTATTGTTGCGTCGCCTCGAGTAGACATGCATATAGATGGGCTACCATTCCCGTTGTAAAAGTAGCACAACTTGAGAAGGAAATTAAGTTACCCATTGAGTTGGTCGAGCCATGGCAATCGTTACAGCGTCATTTTGGCTGTCCATCAGATGCCGGCAATGTTA CATGTAATCAGCTTCTCAACTTCGACAAGGCAGGCACTCATATACATAAGATCAACACTGGTATGGCACCACAGGTTCTATCAGGCGAAGTGGCCTTTTCACAGATCTTCTATGATATGGAAAGGCTCAGCTTACCTGTATATCACGATATGGTGTATGCCATCATCGCAATGAATCAAGGCGACACAGCTGCATGCGCCGGACATGTTGCTAGTATCACTTCTCAGATGCAAGGCGTCATAGGTCCTTACATGATCAACATGCACGACAAGATCATCGCACAGTCCATATGGATGTCCAAGATTCAGGGCTTCTTTGCGTGGAACGCTGGAAAGCAAAATACAGAGACTGATGAGTGGGAAAAGTATGACGGGCTAAGCGGTAATCAAATGCTGTTGTTCCAGGCTATGGATGCATTTCTAGGCATCGAACAGTATCTCTCCGATCGAGAACTGGAGTTGAGTGTACCAAGAAGACAGAGGGAGCTATGCCATGCGTTGAGAAGGCATTCCTTTAGAGGAAGTCTATATAAGATGGAGGACGATGGTTATGTGGCTGAGATCTTGCGTAGTTTTGACATGATTCTGAAGCAACTAAGG TTGTTTCGTGCAGCCCACCGGACACGGTCAAAGGTCTATCTTTCACAGCCTGCACCAGAGAGACTACCTATGACGGCCGGAATGTCACTACTAAAACCAAGTATCGACGAGAGTATTGAATTCCTTGACGTTTTCATGGTACGCCGGCTAGGTGAAACGATTTGA
- a CDS encoding glycoside hydrolase family 5 protein has product MTGKPPFPLETSYTDKLRGMNYWACMNLAAGPSAGGDYARLVTELDQMAAKGINHLRIMAASEGAPTPQPFRMNPPLMQAPGQYNEEVFQGLDICLAEMSKRGMRATMTLNNEWQWSGGFAQYVSWAMNNTQIPYPPSWNLTASPQRETPGTGWGNYTVEGVNAASYGAFTAFANLIYNNTQAEQWYKDHIKTVINRRNTVTGRLYNEDPTIMTWQLANEPQPSDQLGYTGPYSIFLKPNPDDLLFPWVDRISTYIRTMAPKQLINVGLESKQGEYYFKRVHGFTTVDYATTHCWVQNWGVYDMYNATDANLKASQDFARDFMHNSSRWAMDIGKPVFLEEFGMARDNWVNAEKEYPYLSSASTTHKDAYFTTIIGAVMDEFRDGGAYVGTSPWAYGGIYRPETQRANRFGMVWAGDPPHESPGWYDLYDDDHAMDIVAAQQKMIAQWIEKEANSTEC; this is encoded by the exons ATGACCGGTAAACCACCTTTTCCCCTCGAGACTTCATACACTGATAAGCTTCGAGGAATGAACTACTGGGCATGTATGAATCTTGCAGCCGGACCATCAGCAGGCGGCGACTATGCTCGTTTAGTTACGGAACTCGACCAGATGGCTGCCAAAGGCATAAATCACTTAAGAATTATGGCTGCTTCAGAGGGCGCACCAACACCGCAACCTTTCCGGATGAACCCACCGCTTATGCAAGCACCCGGCCAGTACAACGAGGAAGTTTTCCAAGGTCTTGACATTTGTCTTGCCGAGATGTCGAAGCGTGGCATGCGTGCAACCATGACGCTCAACAACGAGTGGCAATGGAGTGGTGGTTTTGCACAGTATGTGTCGTGGGCGATGAACAACACTCAAATCCCGTATCCGCCAAGTTGGAATTTGACAGCGTCGCCACAACGCGAGACGCCTGGTACAGGGTGGGGAAATTACACAGTAGAGGGGGTTAATGCTGCCTCGTACGGCGCATTCACTGCGTTTGCTAACCTCATCTACAACAACACGCAAGCAGAGCAATGGTACAAGGACCACATCAAGACAGTCATTAACCGACGCAACACAGTCACCGGACGTCTGTACAACGAGGACCCAACAATCATGACATGGCAACTAGCCAATGAACCACAACCATCCGACCAACTCGGCTACACAGGCCCCTACAGCATCTTCCTCAAGCCCAACCCAGATGACCTGCTCTTCCCTTGGGTCGACCGTATATCCACCTACATTCGCACCATGGCACCCAAACAGCTCATCAATGTCGGCCTCGAAAGTAAGCAAGGCGAATACTACTTCAAGCGCGTGCACGGCTTCACAACCGTCGACTACGCCACCACCCACTGCTGGGTACAAAATTGGGGCGTATACGACATGTACAACGCCACCGATGCCAACCTGAAAGCCTCCCAAGATTTCGCCCGCGACTTCATGCACAACTCGAGTCGCTGGGCCATGGATATCGGTAAACCGGTGTTCTTAGAGGAATTCGGCATGGCGCGTGATAACTGGGTGAATGCGGAGAAAGAGTACCCGTATCTTAGTAGTGCTAGTACGACGCACAAGGATGCGTATTTTACGACTATTATCGGGGCTGTTATGGATGAGTTTAGGGACGGGGGCGCGTACGTTGGTACATCGCCATGGGCTTATGGTGGGATTTATCGCCCGGAGACCCAGAGGGCGAATAGGTTTGGGATGGTTTGGGCGGGAGATCCGCCGCATGAGAGTCCGGGATG GTACGACTTGTACGATGATGACCATGCTATGGATATTGTTGCGGCGCAGCAGAAGATGATTGCGCAGTGGATCGAGAAAGAGGCTAATAGCACGGAGTGTTAA
- a CDS encoding mitochondrial 37S ribosomal protein bS18m, translating to MRFARDVGLDRASTTPSREWAESERLAQYQRQIYRKWQPGDVYAPHDLSGIEQKKWKQGRMKPQEDAFDILGINPVLEYKNFTMMSEYMTEMGRIKHSKDTGLRPKNQRKIAKAIRRAVGLGLMPSVHRHPLVLKKSSPARFL from the exons ATGCGCTTCGCCCGTGACGTAGGTCTCGACCGCGCCTCCACAACCCCATCACGCGAGTGGGCCGAGTCAGAACGTCTAGCACAGTACCAGCGACAGATATATCGCAAGTGGCAACCGGGTGATGTGTATGCGCCACATGATCTGAGCGGTATTGAGCAGAAGAAGTGGAAGCAGGGGCGCATGAAGCCACAGGAAGATGCTTTTGATATCCTAGGTATCAATCCGGTTCTGGAATACAAG AACTTCACAATGATGTCTGAATACATGACCGAAATGGGCCGGATAAAGCACTCCAAAGACACTGGTCTACGACCAAAGAACCAGCGAAAGATTGCAAAGGCAATACGAAGGGCGGTTGGCCTGGGCCTGATGCCTAGTGTGCACAGGCATCCATTGGTGCTGAAGAAGAGTTCACCGGCGAGGTTCTTGTAG
- a CDS encoding Arp, Ankyrin repeat protein, whose protein sequence is MQRLPHTSSTSRHQRDQDTVPRENQPCFIAAAMIDVQRRLRRAILLNDLSLVKRIISNNRKNLRNPDFEDRSNTSLHLAAKHGFTSIAEYLVDEGHEDGMISRNNDWETPLMLAAMAGKEECGVYLAKRFPACVSWKNKAGLDALMLACKSGAGTLHLIPTLIAHGGPNILTACDDQGNTALHHASAAGELKAMRMLLQYGANPLASNSYSWTPVHYSATSAAEAYFKTLIIEFEKKKAEGKRAVAERERQRTAGVRLVTEGEGSPGTRIDSAASFREASGRVSGDRQRVREDVAPPPRMSGDRQRAREDAVGVGLPAPGMEWSPGEKRANTPTEGRVRSDGRRSRADTGESI, encoded by the exons ATGCAACGCTTGCCCCACACTAGCTCTACCTCACGTCACCAACGCGACCAGGACACTGTGCCTCGTGAGAACCAACCATGCTTCATTGCAGCAGCCAT GATTGACGTACAGCGGCGCCTCCGCCGCGCCATCCTCCTCAACGACCTTTCCCTCGTCAAGCGCATAATCAGCAACAATCGCAAAAACCTACGCAACCCAGACTTTGAAGACCGCTCAAACACGTCACTCCATCTCGCGGCCAAACATGGCTTCACATCTATCGCCGAGTACCTCGTCGACGAAGGCCACGAAGACGGCATGATCTCGCGTAACAACGACTGGGAAACACCGCTGATGCTCGCCGCCATGGCCGGAAAAGAAGAATGCGGCGTCTACCTCGCTAAACGCTTCCCCGCCTGCGTGAGCTGGAAGAACAAAGCCGGTCTCGATGCCCTCATGCTGGCATGCAAGAGTGGGGCCGGTACCCTGCACTTGATACCCACGTTGATCGCACATGGCGGGCCCAATATCCTCACCGCGTGCGACGACCAGGGTAACACAGCTCTACATCATGCATCGGCAGCTGGTGAATTAAAAGCAATGCGCATGTTACTGCAGTACGGAGCCAACCCCCTCGCGAGCAATAGTTACAGCTGGACGCCTGTGCATTACTCAGCCACCAGCGCCGCAGAGGCGTATTTCAAAACGCTGATCATCGAGTTTGAAAAGAAGAAAGCTGAGGGAAAACGTGCGGTTGCGGAACGCGAACGTCAGCGTACGGCGGGTGTGAGACTGGTTACCGAGGGCGAAGGATCACCCGGTACGCGAATTGATTCTGCGGCTAGCTTTAGAGAGGCGAGTGGCAGGGTTAGTGGCGATAGGCAGAGGGTCAGGGAGGATGTAGCACCACCGCCGCGGATGAGTGGGGATAGGCAGAGGGCCAGGGAGGATGCCGTCGGTGTGGGATTGCCAGCGCCGGGTATGGAGTGGAGTCCCGGTGAGAAGAGGGCGAATACGCCGACGGAGGGGAGGGTTCGATCGGATGGGAGGAGGTCAAGGGCGGATACTGGTGAGTCTATCTAG
- a CDS encoding 26S proteasome non-ATPase regulatory subunit 3: protein MADSMEGVVTEGEQPKTENVEQKTIADIRANFVLLERAVAQFDTRFTLRALRSISSLRKRLTDRVLCSVIILTYSPNNATARTFIEYIGMDGEAIQNVVSQYKEEVQLNKNNTKEPLPEIDVYIAILIQVYLYDQKEFEEGAEFAEKLVDKIRELNRRTLDSLAAKAYFYFSLFHEEMDPKPPSKQSPVINIRGKLLAALRSAVLRKDPDTQASVTTLLLRNYLSTADITQADLLVAQTQFPPNAPNNQVARYLYYLGRIRAIQLSYTEAHEHLISATRKSPSAHCATGFYQASMKLLIVVELLMGDIPERDVFSQPRLERAMEPYFRLVQAVRVGDLQGFLKVVQMSSSVFHRDGTYTLILRLRQNVIKTGIRMLSLSYSRISLRDICIRLGLESEESAEYIVAKAIRDGVIEASIDHEKGFMQTKVAGDIYATREPGEAFHERIRACLTLHDECVKAMRYPMNQHRLELKNAQEARERERELAKEIQDGDIDEDDAAGDFEGL from the exons ATGGCGGATAGCATGGAAGGCGTCGTCACCGAGGGCGAACAGCCCAAAACCGAGAATGTCGAGCAGAAGACGATTGCGG ACATCCGGGCCAACTTTGTCCTACTGGAACGAGCCGTAGCCCAGTTTGATACCCGATTCACGCTGCGCGCTCTGCGCTCAATATCATCACTCCGCAAGAGGCTTACGGATCGCGTACTATGCTCTGTCATTATCCTGACATACTCGCCCAACAACGCCACGGCGCGGACCTTTATCGAGTACATTGGCATGGATGGCGAGGCGATACAGAACGTTGTATCTCAGTACAAGGAGGAGGTGCAACTTAACAAGAACAACACCAAGGAACCTCTGCCTGAGATTGACGTATACATAGCCATCCTGATACAG GTCTATCTCTACGACCAAAAGGAATTCGAAGAGGGCGCCGAGTTTGCTGAGAAGCTGGTAGACAAGATCCGTGAGCTGAACAGGCGGACGCTCGACTCGCTGGCGGCAAAGGCATACTTCTACTTCTCCCTCTTCCACGAGGAGATGGACCCCAAGCCCCCGTCCAAGCAATCGCCCGTCATCAATATCCGTGGAAAGCTCCTCGCTGCTCTCCGCAGTGCAGTGCTTCGAAAAGACCCAGATACGCAGGCTTCCGTCACCACGCTTCTCCTCCGAAACTACCTCTCGACCGCCGACATTACACAAGCCGATCTCCTCGTTGCGCAGACACAATTCCCACCAAACGCACCCAACAACCAGGTTGCGAGGTACCTGTATTACCTTGGACGTATACGAGCTATCCAGCTCTCCTACACCGAGGCACACGAGCATCTCATCAGTGCCACGCGCAAGTCGCCGTCTGCCCACTGCGCGACGGGATTCTACCAGGCTTCTATGAAGCTTCTTATTGTCGTAGAGTTGTTGATGGGTGACATCCCTGAGCGCGATGTCTTCAGCCAGCCTCGTCTGGAGCGTGCCATGGAACCTTACTTCCGTCTGGTCCAGGCTGTCCGCGTTGGTGACCTTCAAGGCTTCCTGAAAGTGGTCCAGATGTCATCTTCTGTCTTCCACCGTGACGGCACCTACACGCTCATCCTGCGCCTGCGACAAAACGTCATCAAGACCGGCATTCGCATGTTGTCGCTTTCCTACTCGCGCATCTCCCTCCGTGACATCTGCATCCGCCTCGGCTTGGAGAGTGAGGAGTCGGCCGAATACATTGTTGCAAAGGCTATCCGTGATGGAGTCATAGAGGCTTCCATCGACCACGAAAAGGGTTTCATGCAAACCAAGGTGGCTGGAGACATTTACGCCACCCGCGAGCCTGGTGAGGCGTTCCACGAGCGCATTCGGGCATGCCTAACCCTACACGACGAGTGCGTCAAGGCGATGCGTTACCCCATGAACCAACATCGTCTGGAACTCAAGAACGCTCAGGAGGCACGCGAGAGAGAACGCGAGTTGGCCAAGGAGATTCAGGATGGTGATATTGACGAGGATGATGCGGCTGGTGACTTTGAAGGCTTGTAA
- a CDS encoding putative dash complex subunit spc34 protein, giving the protein MTLLDAHLEQISLCAASIAELPFAPPKIFTNALLQNHDITSLIRDTELHERALFSVPPPPAPPKHAEPAPSTNRRNTIFNPNGGPGASISGGGANAVRAPRRNTAVAAVLGNELVERIRRGGGGGAGSGLGYRMYDGKNKNEIDVESLLEGAEKLLGVYPIPGAHDKIATLRQRHAQVIASVDYYEGRLAEQQTQLGKLNRSRGDYMDEDVDEAEEAPEPVTVLTEEDLRREEEEVRQLEKKKRELESRVQSMSRDISGLR; this is encoded by the exons ATGACCCTCTTGGATGCGCATCTAGAGCAAATCTCGCTCTGCGCAGCGTCAATTGCTGAATTGCC ATTCGCTCCGCCCAAGATCTTCACAAACGCACTATTGCAGAACCATGATATCACTAGTCTTATAAGAGACACGGAGCTACATGAACGCGCCTTGTTCTCTGTTCCCCCGCCACCTGCACCGCCCAAACATGCAGAACCCGCCCCGTCGACCAACAGGCGCAACACCATCTTCAACCCCAACGGCGGCCCAGGCGCCAGCATATCAGGAGGTGGTGCCAATGCCGTGAGAGCACCTAGGCGTAACACGGCTGTGGCTGCTGTGTTGGGAAATGAACTGGTAGAGAGAATAAGGAGAGGTGGCGGAGGAGGTGCAGGCTCAGGTTTGGGCTATAGGATGTACGATGGGAAGAATAAGAACGAGATTGATGTTGAGTCGCTACTCGAGGGTGCTGAGAAGCTGCTTGGAGTCTA CCCAATCCCAGGCGCACACGACAAGATTGCTACACTTCGCCAACGACACGCCCAAGTCATCGCATCCGTCGACTATTACGAGGGCCGCCTCGCCGAACAGCAGACACAACTTGGCAAGCTGAATCGATCTCGTGGTGACTACATGGATGAGGACGTGGACGAAGCTGAAGAGGCCCCAGAACCCGTCACAGTTTTGACCGAAGAAGATCTGCGAcgagaagaggaagaggttCGACAGCtggaaaagaagaagagagaacTGGAAAGTCGTGTCCAGTCCATGTCACGAGATATATCAGGTTTACGATGA
- a CDS encoding FabG, Dehydrogenase with different specificities (related to short-chain alcohol dehydrogenase) codes for MAATKVALITASSAGLGAQIARAFAPDYRVVINYASNSTRATSLLNELSTIPGPSSNGPTPRFHLIQADMGSKPSVQALVSETLEKMGRLDVVVSNAGWTRITTFSDIEQQVNDDDWDKCFTLNVKTHMWLAYATKDALAATEGAFITTASVAGVKPSGSSVPYAVTKAAQIHLAKSLAVILAPKIRVNSISPGLLMTEWGMKFPESKREAAIGNTKLKRLATVEDCADMVKVLAAGRSVTGQNICVDGGSSV; via the exons ATGGCTGCCACAAAAGTGGCTCTCATCACGGCCAGCTCAGCAGGTCTAGGAGCCCAAATAGCACGAGCGTTTGCGCCAGACTACCGCGTC GTAATAAACTACGCCAGCAATTCCACACGCGCCACCTCCCTCCTCAATGAGCTCTCCACCATCCCCGGCCCCTCCTCCAACGGACCAACCCCTCGCTTCCACCTAATCCAAGCGGACATGGGATCCAAGCCCTCCGTGCAAGCCCTCGTAAGCGAGACGCTGGAGAAAATGGGCCGCCTAGACGTTGTAGTCTCCAACGCCGGTTGGACGCGCATAACCACTTTTTCTGACATCGAGCAACAAGTAAACGACGATGACTGGGACAAATGCTTCACATTAAACGTAAAAACGCACATGTGGCTCGCATACGCTACAAAAGACGCCTTGGCCGCCACAGAAGGCGCCTTCATCACTACGGCGAGCGTGGCGGGTGTAAAGCCTAGTGGGAGCAGTGTTCCCTATGCAGTTACCAAGGCGGCACAGATACATCTGGCGAAGAGTTTGGCGGTGATTCTGGCGCCGAAAATTAGGGTAAATAGTATTAGTCCCGGGCTATTGATGACGGAGTGGGGGATGAAGTTTCCGGAGAGTAAGAGGGAGGCAGCGATTGGGAATACAAAGTTAAAGAGGTTGGCGACAGTGGAGGATTGTGCGGATATGGTGAAGGTGTTGGCGGCGGGGAGGAGTGTTACGGGGCAGAATATCTGTGTGGATGGAGGTTCGTCGGTGTAG